In Candidatus Defluviilinea proxima, a single genomic region encodes these proteins:
- a CDS encoding SDR family oxidoreductase, translating to MKGILQNKVAVITGGSRGLGYAIAETYAREGAKVVIASRTQRAVDEAVKKLQENGMQAAGLACDVSDIQQVEALAEFAISAFGRVDIWVNNAGLSAPYGPTAHIPSGDFMSVIDTNITGTYNGSFVAMRYFIKQKSGKLINLLGRGDNGAVPFQNAYSSSKVWVRNFTMALAKEYKDSGVDVFGFNPGLVKTEMLSNVHALNGYEDKLNPLRYVVLLWGNDANVPAEKALWLASSATDGKSGMQVTVLTAWFKFSRILVVLLGRLKKQPQELMKLNITSVEPVISGD from the coding sequence ATGAAAGGTATTTTACAAAATAAAGTTGCCGTGATCACCGGCGGCTCACGCGGGTTAGGTTATGCCATCGCGGAAACATATGCTCGAGAGGGCGCGAAAGTTGTAATCGCATCACGCACACAACGCGCAGTCGATGAAGCGGTGAAAAAACTTCAAGAAAACGGAATGCAGGCCGCGGGTCTGGCATGTGACGTGTCTGACATCCAACAGGTGGAAGCGTTGGCAGAGTTCGCCATCAGCGCGTTCGGGCGTGTGGACATCTGGGTCAACAACGCCGGCCTTTCAGCACCCTATGGGCCGACCGCTCATATCCCCAGCGGCGATTTTATGAGTGTGATCGATACGAATATCACCGGAACTTATAACGGATCATTCGTTGCCATGCGTTATTTCATCAAACAGAAAAGTGGAAAGTTGATCAACCTGCTTGGACGTGGCGATAACGGCGCGGTCCCTTTTCAGAATGCTTATAGCTCAAGCAAAGTTTGGGTGCGTAACTTCACGATGGCTCTGGCAAAAGAATACAAAGATAGCGGCGTGGATGTGTTCGGCTTCAACCCCGGGCTTGTAAAGACCGAGATGTTGAGTAACGTCCATGCGTTGAATGGATACGAAGACAAACTTAACCCATTGCGATATGTTGTCCTATTATGGGGCAACGATGCAAATGTACCTGCAGAGAAAGCTCTCTGGCTGGCATCTTCTGCAACGGATGGAAAAAGCGGCATGCAGGTTACCGTTTTGACCGCATGGTTCAAGTTCTCACGTATTCTCGTTGTTCTTTTAGGACGACTAAAGAAACAACCGCAAGAGTTAATGAAATTAAATATCACATCCGTTGAACCAGTCATCAGCGGCGATTAA
- a CDS encoding MarR family transcriptional regulator — MTNSLQFTRSIHAWMDVFMHRSMRGWGLFAKSIGLSMPQFGVMMQLHHRGAFGMSEVSERFEITPAAASQLVDKLVQNGFILREEDPNDRRAKLLNLTDKGRDVIQQGLEERYRWMDQLEERLTDGERAKIIEALDILTRIAQDVEAEPVH; from the coding sequence ATGACCAACTCACTCCAATTTACCAGATCCATCCACGCATGGATGGACGTGTTTATGCATCGTTCCATGCGCGGTTGGGGGCTCTTTGCCAAATCTATTGGCCTTTCCATGCCACAGTTCGGTGTGATGATGCAACTGCATCATCGAGGCGCGTTCGGCATGTCTGAGGTCAGCGAACGGTTTGAGATCACACCTGCTGCGGCGAGTCAACTTGTAGATAAGCTGGTTCAGAACGGATTTATCCTCCGTGAGGAAGACCCGAATGATCGTCGTGCCAAGTTGTTGAACTTGACCGATAAAGGTAGGGATGTCATTCAGCAGGGACTTGAAGAACGTTATCGTTGGATGGACCAGCTCGAAGAACGATTGACCGATGGTGAACGGGCCAAAATCATCGAAGCGCTTGATATCCTTACCCGCATCGCACAGGACGTTGAAGCTGAACCTGTCCATTAG
- a CDS encoding GyrI-like domain-containing protein, producing MIKIGDFSKLAHISIKTLHHYGSLGLIKPVHIDRYTGYRYYELEQLGQLNRILALKELGFTLEQVAQLMNENLSVAEMRGMLRLKQMELAEKVEEELARLARVEMRLRQIEVDGSPPQREIALKDVPAQTVLSARVVAASEEQVSPARQSLQYLLQNYLEQARLKPTGPWFALLENMPYKEMDNEVSLAVGIDLRNGQRAGDWEGTPVKLQELDAAPIMASVIHTSEAGLLPQTYSFLYGWTQSNGYQITGSCREIYLSEDGANIALTSGPEPDMIEVQCPIERTRVPASILSPDKKENTMEPKIVTRPAFKTVGLSYVGKNQNGEIPQMWGVFNQRMGEIKASSEEEYFGLCFSEPKGAKEGEFEYVSAALVADAKDIPDGMVYREVPELKYAVFTHHGKLDKLGETYEYIYNTWLSQSGHKLHPSKFDMEVYDKDFASDKDESKFYIYVAIQ from the coding sequence ATGATCAAGATCGGTGACTTCTCCAAACTGGCACATATCTCCATCAAGACCCTGCACCACTATGGGTCTCTCGGACTCATCAAACCGGTTCATATCGACCGATATACCGGCTACCGTTACTACGAGCTGGAACAACTCGGACAACTCAACCGCATCCTGGCCCTGAAAGAGTTGGGCTTTACGCTGGAACAGGTTGCACAACTGATGAACGAAAACCTGTCTGTAGCCGAGATGCGCGGGATGCTGCGTCTGAAACAGATGGAACTAGCTGAAAAAGTTGAAGAGGAGCTGGCCCGTCTGGCACGTGTCGAAATGCGTCTGCGTCAGATCGAAGTGGACGGTTCTCCGCCGCAACGCGAGATCGCGCTCAAAGATGTCCCCGCACAGACAGTGTTGTCTGCCCGGGTTGTGGCAGCCAGTGAAGAGCAGGTGTCCCCTGCACGGCAGAGTTTGCAGTACCTGCTCCAAAACTATCTGGAACAGGCACGGCTCAAACCGACAGGTCCCTGGTTCGCATTGCTGGAAAACATGCCCTATAAAGAGATGGATAACGAAGTCTCTCTGGCAGTGGGCATAGACCTGCGCAACGGGCAGCGTGCCGGAGACTGGGAAGGGACTCCCGTCAAGTTACAGGAGTTGGATGCGGCCCCCATTATGGCCAGCGTGATCCACACCAGTGAGGCTGGCCTTCTACCGCAGACGTACTCATTCTTGTATGGCTGGACACAGTCCAACGGATACCAAATCACCGGTTCGTGTCGTGAGATCTACCTGTCTGAAGATGGAGCGAATATTGCTCTGACGTCTGGCCCGGAACCTGACATGATCGAAGTTCAATGTCCTATTGAAAGGACCAGGGTTCCGGCCTCGATACTTTCACCTGATAAAAAGGAAAATACAATGGAACCAAAAATTGTTACCAGACCGGCTTTCAAAACCGTGGGGCTGTCTTACGTTGGCAAGAACCAGAATGGCGAGATCCCGCAAATGTGGGGTGTCTTCAATCAACGCATGGGAGAGATAAAGGCCAGCAGTGAAGAAGAATACTTTGGCCTTTGCTTCAGCGAACCCAAAGGGGCCAAAGAGGGCGAATTCGAATATGTGTCCGCAGCCTTGGTTGCTGATGCGAAGGACATTCCGGATGGAATGGTATATCGGGAAGTCCCCGAACTTAAATATGCGGTCTTCACCCATCATGGCAAACTGGACAAGCTCGGTGAAACCTATGAGTACATCTATAACACCTGGCTGTCGCAATCCGGACATAAACTCCACCCGAGCAAGTTCGACATGGAAGTGTACGACAAGGATTTCGCCTCCGATAAAGATGAATCGAAGTTCTACATTTATGTAGCCATTCAATAA
- a CDS encoding toll/interleukin-1 receptor domain-containing protein, whose product MSKIFISYSRKDIDFARKLAGDLETAGYDAWWDITDLQGGDDWVKTIPNAIAESQYVIVVLTPNSIASEWVQKEYTQALTLHKKIIPIMLVPCSVPFALNTINFVNFATGEYPDNFKKLLTPLGFTGTPPVVAPYQKAIASIPPAVLKYGIPSLIGLILLLAFIFIPKQTPPETPTVTPTFPPVISPTASVTPEPFTATSSPTLADTVTASATPTKLTSTPSLTKEAFETIRLCINVKADVSNINVRSGPGTFYAVLGKPLDVTDACLTFRAVSEDEMWFLIAPNQKDADLKQYEGGWIRHDLLGLEQTGSVNLPIVTLTATPTPSDTPTVTPTFTRTPTPTSTATFTITPSATPSSTPTDTDTPEPTATDTPAP is encoded by the coding sequence ATGTCGAAGATATTCATCAGCTACTCACGTAAAGACATAGACTTCGCCCGCAAACTGGCAGGCGACCTCGAAACGGCAGGCTACGATGCCTGGTGGGATATTACCGACCTGCAAGGCGGTGACGATTGGGTCAAGACCATCCCCAACGCCATCGCTGAGAGTCAATACGTCATCGTTGTCCTCACGCCAAACTCCATCGCTTCTGAATGGGTACAAAAAGAATACACACAGGCCCTCACACTTCACAAGAAGATCATTCCGATCATGCTTGTTCCATGTAGCGTACCCTTTGCACTGAACACCATCAACTTCGTTAACTTCGCCACCGGTGAATACCCCGATAATTTCAAAAAACTTCTCACCCCACTTGGCTTCACAGGCACACCACCCGTTGTCGCCCCGTATCAAAAAGCCATCGCATCCATCCCGCCCGCAGTTCTTAAATATGGGATACCCTCCCTTATAGGCTTGATCCTCCTTTTAGCATTTATCTTCATCCCAAAACAGACTCCACCTGAGACGCCAACGGTCACACCTACGTTTCCGCCTGTGATCTCCCCAACAGCATCTGTCACACCCGAGCCTTTCACTGCCACATCTTCACCCACGCTTGCTGATACAGTTACAGCCAGTGCCACACCCACAAAACTTACATCCACTCCCTCGTTGACCAAAGAAGCCTTTGAAACGATTCGACTCTGCATCAATGTAAAAGCCGATGTCAGTAACATCAACGTGCGTTCTGGTCCCGGCACATTCTATGCTGTATTAGGCAAACCACTCGATGTAACGGATGCATGTCTCACCTTCCGCGCTGTTAGTGAAGATGAAATGTGGTTCCTGATAGCACCCAATCAAAAAGATGCAGACCTCAAACAATATGAAGGTGGCTGGATACGTCACGACCTGCTCGGCCTCGAACAAACTGGTTCAGTGAATCTGCCCATCGTCACATTGACTGCCACACCCACACCCAGCGACACGCCCACCGTCACACCGACTTTTACGCGCACACCAACGCCCACCAGCACAGCCACATTCACTATCACGCCATCCGCAACGCCGTCATCAACTCCAACTGACACAGACACACCCGAGCCGACGGCGACAGACACGCCCGCTCCATAA
- a CDS encoding YqhA family protein, giving the protein MGRLLEKTGYLAYIGIISLLLASVVAFGWGAVKTFNAIMLIITSYGKDSSIAVSLIEIVDSFLIAIALQIFSVSMYELFVGKLNLPDWMLAHNLHELKTKLSSVIVLVMAVKFLERLVEWKNPNDLLFFAIAISVVAAALIAFSYFGKKD; this is encoded by the coding sequence ATGGGAAGACTCCTTGAAAAAACAGGTTACCTGGCATACATAGGCATTATTTCTTTGCTTCTGGCCTCTGTTGTGGCGTTTGGATGGGGAGCCGTGAAGACTTTCAATGCGATAATGCTAATCATTACGAGTTACGGCAAAGACTCTTCTATTGCCGTCTCGTTGATAGAAATCGTGGATAGTTTCTTGATCGCCATTGCTTTGCAGATTTTTTCAGTGAGCATGTACGAACTCTTTGTGGGCAAATTGAATTTGCCTGATTGGATGTTGGCACATAATTTGCACGAACTCAAAACAAAGTTAAGCAGTGTGATCGTTTTGGTTATGGCAGTCAAGTTTCTGGAGCGGTTGGTAGAGTGGAAGAATCCAAATGATTTACTATTCTTTGCAATTGCAATATCAGTGGTCGCAGCCGCTTTGATAGCGTTTAGTTATTTTGGAAAAAAAGACTGA